A portion of the Lolium rigidum isolate FL_2022 chromosome 1, APGP_CSIRO_Lrig_0.1, whole genome shotgun sequence genome contains these proteins:
- the LOC124671963 gene encoding probable fucosyltransferase 7 — MVPKAMMEGARDPPVAGKRRRGAFAVVFLAALPLLLVLFLFGDRAASIAADTQLWSQVKQQSPRRTASSPRDRLLGGLLSPDFDEPACRSRYQGSKRWKPSPFPVSSYLSRKLRQYEANHRRCGPGTARYREARAQLHSGRNGDRGECRYVVWLPIQGLGNRMLSLVSTFLYALLTGRVLLVHEPAEMVGLFCEPFPGSSWLLPPSGFPNMNRGFWSSCPESYVSMLESGVVGYDDDGGGENGSALPPYVYLHLENMNLRLRNHTFCEEDHRALDRFNWMVLRSDSYFAVALFLVPTYRDELGRMFPAKGSVFHHLGRYLLHPGNRAWGVVQRFFDGYLAGADERLGVQVRVVPQSGVPFEAMYERIVRCTRENHLLPQVTDEPAAAVLPANSTAARAKTTAVLVVSLKPEYYEKLHGTYYANATASGEVVTVYQPSHDGEQHTEARAHNERALAEIFLLSYSDGMVTTGWSTFGYVAHALAGLRPWLLAPLDWSGRGADVACVRPASVEPCLHSPPSLVCRGGKDLDPVAHVPFLQHCEDVGFGLKLVD; from the exons ATGGTTCCCAAGGCGATGATGGAAGGAGCGCGAGATCCACCGGTGGCAGGGAAGCGTCGTCGGGGCGCCTTCGCGGTCGTCTTCCTCGCCGCGTTGCCGCTGCTGCTGGTTCTCTTCCTCTTCGGCGACCGAGCCGCCTCCATCGCCGCCGACACCCAGCTCTGGTCGCAGGTGAAACAGCAAA GTCCCCGCCGTACCGCGTCGTCACCCCGGGACCGGCTCCTCGGCGGCCTCCTGTCTCCGGACTTCGACGAGCCGGCGTGCCGCAGCCGGTACCAAGGGTCCAAGCGATGGAAGCCGTCGCCGTTCCCGGTGTCATCTTACCTCTCCCGGAAGCTGAGGCAGTACGAAGCGAACCACCGCCGGTGCGGGCCGGGCACGGCGCGGTACCGGGAGGCGAGGGCGCAGCTCCACTCCGGCCGCAACGGCGACCGCGGCGAGTGCCGGTACGTGGTGTGGCTCCCCATCCAGGGCCTCGGCAACCGGATGCTCAGCCTCGTCTCCACCTTCCTCTACGCGCTGCTCACCGGCCGCGTCCTCCTCGTCCACGAGCCCGCCGAGATGGTGGGCCTCTTCTGCGAGCCGTTCCCGGGGTCCTCGTGGCTGCTTCCCCCCTCGGGCTTCCCCAACATGAACCGCGGCTTCTGGTCCAGCTGCCCGGAGAGCTACGTCAGCATGCTCGAGAGCGGCGTCGTCGGCTacgacgacgatggcggtggTGAGAATGGGAGCGCGCTGCCGCCGTACGTGTACCTCCACCTGGAGAACATGAACCTCCGGCTCCGGAACCACACCTTCTGCGAGGAGGACCACCGGGCGCTCGACCGGTTCAACTGGATGGTGCTCAGGTCCGACAGCTACTTCGCCGTGGCGCTGTTCCTGGTGCCGACGTACCGGGACGAGCTGGGCCGGATGTTCCCGGCCAAGGGGTCCGTGTTCCACCACCTCGGCAGGTACCTACTCCACCCGGGCAACCGAGCGTGGGGGGTCGTGCAGAGGTTCTTCGACGGCTACCTCGCCGGCGCCGACGAGCGTCTGGGCGTGCAGGTGCGCGTCGTGCCACAGAGCGGGGTCCCGTTCGAGGCCATGTACGAGCGCATCGTCCGGTGCACGCGCGAGAACCATCTCCTACCGCAAGTGACCGACGAGCCTGCCGCCGCCGTGCTGCCGGCGAACAGCACGGCGGCGAGGGCCAAGACGACGGCCGTGCTGGTGGTGTCGCTGAAGCCGGAGTACTACGAGAAGCTCCACGGCACGTACTACGCCAACGCGACGGCGTCCGGGGAGGTGGTGACGGTGTACCAGCCGAGCCACGACGGGGAGCAGCACACGGAGGCGCGGGCGCACAACGAGCGCGCGCTGGCGGAGATCTTCCTGCTGAGCTACTCCGACGGGATGGTGACCACGGGGTGGTCGACGTTCGGGTACGTGGCGCACGCGCTGGCCGGGCTGCGGCCATGGCTGCTGGCCCCGCTGGACTGGAGCGGGAGGGGCGCCGACGTGGCGTGCGTGAGGCCGGCGTCGGTGGAGCCGTGCCTGCACTCGCCGCCGTCTCTCGTGTGCCGTGGCGGCAAGGATCTTGACCCGGTGGCGCACGTGCCGTTCCTGCAACACTGCGAAGATGTGGGCTTCGGTCTTAAGCTCGTCGATTAA
- the LOC124685259 gene encoding protein TIC 22, chloroplastic-like gives MPPPSSAALPLAAAPMSNPSPSPSPPPNPLAAASSFLHHHLSSLASRFTVPRPALAAARPPGPQGASHSQSLALAPDEVARALTGTPVFTVCNSSNEFVLVSDPATGLRSLGLLCFRSEDADSLLSHVRKRQPMLGKGAKVVPITLDQVYMLKAEGIAFRFLPDPLQIKNALELKSGLTGFDGVPVFQSDLLVLKKQKKRYCPIYFQKEDIERELRKTSKASKGSALSKQIMVGSLEDVLKKMEINDRNSGWDDLIFIPPGKSLNQHINEVSA, from the exons ATGCCGCCGCCCAGCTCCGCCGCCCTGCCACTCGCCGCCGCCCCCATGTCcaacccctccccctccccttccCCGCCTCCcaaccccctcgccgccgcctcctccttcctccaccaccacctctccagCCTCGCCTCGCGCTTCACGGTCCCGCGCcccgcgctcgccgccgcgcgcccgccggGGCCCCAGGGCGCCTCCCACTCCCAATCCCTCGCGCTCGCGCCCGACGAGGTCGCGCGGGCGCTCACCGGCACCCCCGTCTTCACGGTCTGCAACTCCAGCAACGAGTTCGTGCTCGTCTCCGACCCCGCCACCGGCCTACGCTCCCTCGGCCTCCTTTGCTTCCGATCCGAGGACGCAGACTCCCTCCTCTCCCAT GTCAGGAAGCGGCAGCCGATGCTAGGGAAGGGGGCAAAAGTTGTTCCCATTACGCTTGATCAG GTTTATATGTTGAAGGCCGAAGGTATTGCTTTCCGGTTCTTACCAGACCCTCTTCAAATAAAGAATGCACTGGAG TTGAAATCCGGCTTAACTGGCTTTGATGGTGTTCCAGTTTTTCAG TCAGATCTACTGGTTCTTAAGAAACAGAAGAAGCGCTATTGTCCAATATATTTCCAAAAG GAGGACATAGAAAGAGAGCTTAGAAAGACATCTAAAGCTTCGAAAGGATCAGCCTTATCTAAGCAAATCATG GTTGGGAGTTTGGAGGATGTCCTGAAGAAAATGGAG ATAAATGATAGAAATTCTGGATGGGACGACTTGATCTTCATACCACCTGGGAAGAGCCTTAACCAACATATCAATGAGGTATCAGCATAG